Part of the Candidatus Desulfarcum epimagneticum genome is shown below.
GGCCAGTTCGCCGGGGTGGCCGGGAACATCCTCCAGGCCCTTTTGTCCACCGGAATGGCGGTGACGGCCATTGTGGGAATGCTTCTGGACAACACCCTTCCCGGGGCCACCCGGGCCGAGAGGGGGGTCGAGGCGTGGGAGACGGAGGCCTCCGAGGAGGCCTGGGAAGAGGCGGAAAAAGAGTGGGCCCTGATCGAAGAGGGGCGGATGAGGGCCTCTAAATGAAATTGGCCCCCATCCTGGTCGTCTGTCTGGCCCTGGCCGCCGCTTACAGCCTTTTGACCGCCGGCAGCCCCGACAGCCTGCTGCGCCATGTGATTGAAAATCCGAAACACGATGTGTGGGCGGCCTTCGCCTTCTCTTTTATGGTGTTCGCCCTGGGATTCTGGGCCTTTTTCTCAAAGGAGAAAGAAAGATTCGAGGAGATGGTCAAAACAAACCGGGACCGGATCCTGAGTTTGAGGCAGGCGGGGAAAACAGACGACGAAATCGCCGATTCCATCCTGGACGCCATGGGGGCGCCCCCGGGCCAAGGAAGGAGGGCGGCGAGGAAGAAGCTGGTTTTCCATATGTCTAAAATGTGATGGCGTCGTAAAAAATCCGATCTACTGCGTTGCGGCGCTTATTTTTAATCGAGGCATACTACATGTATTGCCTCAATTAAAAATAAGCGCCACGCCTTGTATATCGAATTTTTAACTTAGCCATCCCAAGCTTTTTTAAGAGTTTATCAAAATAAAATGTGACGACGCCGTCCAAAAGGAGGGATCATCCCATGCCCACTACCACTATCCCCACAGTGAAAAATTACATCAACGGCCAATGGGTGGAGTCAAAGGCCCGGGAATTTTCAGATGTCTGGAACCCGGCCAAAGGCGAAAAGATCGCCCGGACGCCTTTGGGGGTCCGGGAAGATCTGGATATGGCCGTCAAGGCCGCCCGGGAGGCGTTTCCGGCCTGGCGGGTCACCCCCCCGCTGAGCCGGGCCCGGTATCTGTTCCGGTTGAAAGAGGCCTTTGAGGACTGTTTTGAGGACATCGCGCGCGCCATCACCACCGAGCAGGGAAAAATCATCGACGAGTCCCGGGGGGAAGTCCGGCGCATGATCGAAAACGTGGAGCACGCCACCGGCGTCACCACCATGATGACCGGCGACGCGCTGGAAGACATCGCCCAGGGCATCGACTGCTATACCCACCGCCAGCCCATGGGGGTTTTCGCCGCCATCGCGCCCTACAATTTTCCCGGCATGGTGCCCTGGTGGTTTCTGCCCTACGCCCTGGTGTCCGGCAACGCCTTTATCGTCAAGCCCTCGGAGCAGGTCCCCATGACCCAATGCCGCATTTTTGAGGTCATCGATGACATCGGCTTCCCCGAAGGCGTGGTCAACATGGTCCACGGCGCCCATGAGATCGTCAACGCCATCCTGGATCATCCCGACATCGAGGGCGTGTCCTTTGTGGGCTCCACGGCCACGGCCCGGCACGTGTACGAGCGCTGCGGCGCGTCGGGCAAACGGGTCCAGGCCCTGGGCGGCGCCAAGAACATCGTGGCGGTGACCCCGGACGCCCGGGTCGAGGCCGGCATTCCGTCTCTGGTGTCCTCGTTTTACGGATGCGCCGGGCAGCGGTGCCTGGCGGCGTCGGTTCTGGTTCCCATCGGAGAGGCGGCCGACGAGACGGTGGAAAAATTCACGGCCTTCGCCAAAACCATCCGGCCGGGAAACGGCCTGGATGAGACCACCGGCATGGGTCCTTTGGCCGGCGCGGCCCACAAACAGCGGGTTCTGGACTACATTGAAAAAGGGATCGAAGAGGGCGCGAAGCTGATCCTGGACGGCCGGGACTGCCGGGTGGAGGGATTTCCCGACGGATTTTTCGTGGGCCCCACCGTGTTCGACCACGCGGATCCGGACATGGCCATCTCCCAGGAGGAGATATTCGGCCCGGTGACCGTCATTATCCGGGCCAAAGACTTAAGCGAGGCCATCGACATCGTCAACACCCGGAAATACGCCAACGCGGCCTGTCTGTACACCCAAAGCGGCGCCGCCGCCAGGGAGTTCAAATACAAAGTCAAGCCCAGCATGGTGGGGATCAATATCGGCGTGGCCGCGCCCATGAGTTTTTTTCCCTTCGGGGGCGCCGGAAACTCCATGTTCGGGGACATCAAAGGCCACGGCCGGGAGATTTTTCATTTTTTCACCGACGCCAAAGTGGTCATGGAACGGTGGTTTTAAACGACGCTTTTAAAAATAAGGAGAGACAGGATGCCTCTGGCCAATTTCGGCGCCATTTTGAGTTTTGCCCGGGAACTGGAGGAAGAGGACCGGGACTTTTATTCGGCCCTGTCCCGGCGTCCGGAGTTTGAGGACGCGCGGGGGCTTTTGGACGATTTTATTTCCGAAGCCGCGAAACACATCAAAGACATCGACCGGACCCGGCGGGAAAACGTCACGGAGATGATCCTGGAGCCCATTCGGGATTTTTCGCGGGACGCCTTTTTCATAAACACCCCGGGTCCCGACGGCCTGACCCTCCCTGATTTTGCCCGGGAGGCCGGGAAACGGGAGGCCCGGGCCCGGGACTTCTGCCGGGCGGCCGCTGAGAAACTCAAGGCCCTGCCCGAGGTTTCCAGAGCGCTGACGCGCCTGGCCGCCAAAAGGGAGGGACGGCTCAACCGTTTGATGGAAACAGGCGGTCTTTGACGCCTTGAATCAGGAAAGGGGGAAAAACCATGAACGCCGCTGCCGAGACCAGGGACAGAATCAAGACATTAACCCGCCACACCTACGGGCCGTGGGCCCGGCAAAAGACGTGGCGCGCGCCTGTGATGATCGCGGACGCCGAAGGCGTGTGTATCTATGACGACGCCGGGAAACGCTATCTGGATTTTTCCTCCCAGCTCATGTGCGCCAACCTCGGGCATAAAAACAGGGCCGTGATCGAGGCCATTGTGAAACAGGCCGAGAAAATGCCCTACATGGCGCCGGGGTTCGCCACGGAGGCGGAATGCGACGCCGTGGAGGCGCTTTTGTCCGTCATGCCGGCGGGCCTGGATAAATTCTTTTTTTCCACCAGCGGAACCGAGGCCAATGAGGCGGCGCTCAAAATGGTCCGCCAGTCCAAAGCCCCGGCGTACAAGGTGATCTCCCGCTACCATTCCTATCACGGGGCCACCCTGGCCGGGGCCGCCTTCACCGGCGATCCCCGGCGTTTTCCGGCCGAGGCGGCCCGGTGCGTGGCCGAAGGGGTGCGTTTCGCGCCGGACTGCTACTGCTACCGCTGCCCTTTTGGGCTGAAGTATCCGGATTGCGACATCCGGTGCGCCCGGTATCTGGATTACATGATCAAAGAAGAGGGAAATGTGGCGGCCGTCATCGTGGAGCCGGTGCCGGGAACCAACGGCCGGATCGTCCCGCCCCCGGAATATTTTCCCCTGCTGCGGCGAATCTGCGATGAAAACGATGTCCTTTTGATCGCCGACGAGGTCATGACCGGGTGGTTCAGGACCGGCCCGGCCTTCGCCATGGAGAACTGGGGCGTGACCCCCGATATTTTGACCACGGCCAAGGGCTCCACCGCCGCCTACACCCCTTTGGGCATCACGGCGTCAGGGAAAAAGGTGTCGGAGTTCTTTGAGGATGAAATGTTCTGCCACGGCCACACCTACGCCTACCACGCCCTGGCCTGCTCGGCCCTGCCGGCGGCGGCGGCCGAATACCGGCGAATCGTGGACTCGGGACTTTGCCGAAGCGCCGCGGCGCATTTGAAAAAAAGACTTTACGGGCTGGCCGACCGGCATCCCTGCGTGGGCGATGTCCGGGGCATGGGGCATTTCTGGGGGCTGGAGATTGTTCAAGACCGGGAGACAAGGGTCCCGTTCAACGTGAAGATGGACAAACTCACCGGCGCGCCGCTCATGACCGGCAAAATCGCGGCGGACGCCATGAAAAGGGGGGTGTTCTTAAACGCCTGGATCGACACCCTGGTGATCGCCCCGCCTTTGATCATCACCCCGGATGAGATCGACGAGGCCGTCGAGGCGCTGGATATGTCCCTTAAGATCGGGGACCGCGAGGCAAAGGACACAGGCTTGCCGCCGTCTCATTCCTCCGAGTTTTGATGGCGTCGTAAAAAACAGATCAGACGGCGCCGTTTTGATTATTTAAGAAACAGGCGGGCAAGGTCATTATAAAACACAAACGCCATCAGGGCGAAAAGGGCCATGAGGCCGATCTGCTGGGCCCTTTCCCGCACTTTGGGGCTCACCGGCCGCCCGGATATGGCCTCGGCCAGAAAGAAAACAAAGTGGCCGCCGTCCAGGACCGGGATGGGCAGAAAGTTCAAAACCGCCAGGTTGACGCTCAGCCAGGCGATGAAGACAAACAGGTTCAAAATACCTTCCCGGGCCTGATCCCCGGCCATTTGGGCGATCTGGATGGGCCCCCCCAGGGTTTTGGCGGAAACCGCGCCCCGGATGAGACCGGCCACAGTCATGACGGTGAGCCGGACGATGTGGGCCGAATGGGCCGTCCCGGCCCAGAGCGCCTCTATGGGCCCCATCTTTTTCTTATGGAAAGAGCCCAGAAGAGACACGCCGATGAGATAACGCTCGGTTTTTTCCCCGGGCGCCAGGGACCGTTTCGGGGACACCCTCAAAATCAGCTCCCTTTCCCCCCTTAAAACCGCCATCTCCAGCTCTTTCCCTTCGCTTTCGGAGATTCTTTCAGCCATCTGCTCCCAGGACTCAACAGGCTGCCCGTCAATGGCCAGGACTTTGTCCCGGGGCTCGATTCCGGCAGAAAAGGCCGGCGATCCCGGCTCCACTTTTCCCACGGCCGCGTCCAGGATCGGCATTCCTGAAAACAGGTATATCCCCCAGAAGATGAACACGGCCAGAAAAATGTTGAACACCGGCCCGGCCGCCACAATGGCCATTTTTTTAAACACATGTTTGTGGGTGAAGGAAAGGGGAATGTCCTTTTCGGGAATTTCCTTGTCCGGGGATTCCCCCACCATCTTGACATACCCGCCCAAAGGGATGGCGGACAGACGGTATTCGGTGATTCCGATTGTTTTGCCGATGATTTTGGGGCCGAATCCCACGGAGAATTTTTCCACCCCCACACGAAACAGCCGGGCCACAAGGAAGTGGCCGAACTCGTGAAACAAAACGAGAATGCCCAGGACAATGGTGAAAGAGACGATATTTGAAATCATGACGCGTCGATTTTTTTCTTTTTTGGGTTTTGGCCCGCATGGGCGATGAAATGGTCCGCCGTTTCCCGGGCCCAGGCGTCCGCCTCCAGTATGTCGGACAGGGACGGGTCCGGGATCGGAAGATGGCGCGCCATCACCGTTTCGATGATGGCGAAGATATCCGAGAATAAGGCCCGGCCCTCCAGAAAGGCGGCCACCGCCGATTCATTGGCGGCGTTCATGACGGCGGGCAGGGAGCCGCCCTTTTCGCAGGCTTCCTTTGCGAAGTCCAGGGAGGGAAAGCGTTTCGGGTCCGGTTTTTCAAACTCAAGGGACTTTAAAAGGGCGAAGTCCGGCAGCGGCTGGCGCAGCGGCAGACGCTTCGGGTATGACAGGGCGTAGGCGATGGCGGTCTTCATATCGGGAACGCCCATCTGAGCCATGACGGACCCGTCGATGTACGCCGCCATGGAATGGACAATGCTCTGGGGATGGATCAGGATTTCGATCTGGTCGTGGGAAAGATGAAAAAGGCGCATGGCCTCCACCGCCTCCAGCGCCTTGTTCATGAGGGTGGCCGAGTCCACACTGATCTTTTTCCCCATGGACCACGTGGGATGGGCCAGGGCGTCCTCGGGCCTGATCCGGGAAAAATCAACGTCGGGCCGGTTCCAAAACGGCCCGCCCGAAGCCGTGAGAATGATTTTTTCCAGATCCTTTCTCCGCTGGCCCTCCAGGCACTGGAAAATGGCGCTGTGCTCGCTGTCCACCGGCAGGATGGCCGCCCGGCTCTCCCGGGCCGCTTTCAGCACGATCTCCCCGGCCATCACCAGGGTCTCCTTGTTGGCCAGCGCGATGTCCTTGCCCGCCTCGATGGCGGCCAGGGTGGGAGACAGGCCCGCCGCGCCGGAAAAGGCCGAGAGCGTCATGTCCGTTTTCGGAAAAGCCGCCGCCTCCGCGTACCCGTCCGGCCCCCAGAGAATCTTTGTCCCGACGCCGCCCGGGATTGTTTTTTCAAGCGCCCGGGCGTTTTCTTCGTCAAAAACCGCGGCCGCGTCAGGCCTGAAGCGTTCGATCTGGCGGGCCAGAAGGGAAATATTGCCTTTGGCGGCCAGGGCCCGGACCCGGAAGCGCTCCGGAAAACGTCCGGCCACCGCCAGGGTGTTTCGGCCGATGGAGCCGGTGGAGCCCAGTATGGACAGGTTCTTCGTCATGTTATCCGCCGCCCGCCAGAAATCTTTGGAAAAAACACACCACGGGCGCGGCGAACAGGATCCCGTCGATCCGGTCCAGAAGGCCCCCGTGGCCCGGCAGAATTTTCCCGGAGTCCTTGATACCGGACGCCCGCTTCAAAACCGATTCAAACAGATCCCCGGCCTGCGCGAAGACGCCGGTTAAGACAAGCGCTAAAATGACGGCGCCCCAGGGAAGGGCGGGCAGAAAAAAAAATTTAATGGCCGATCCCGCGCACACGGTGGCGGCCAGTCCCCCTATCGCCCCCTCCACTGTTTTTTTGGGGCTCACAAAGGGGCACAGGGGCCGTCGGCCGAGCCGGGTTCCCGCGTAATAGGCCCCGGTGTCGCCGGCGAACACGGAGACGGCCAGAATAAAGATCCACACGATCCCGTCCCGGCCGTCCCGAATCAGGACCGCCCATGAGAGAAACAAAGACACGTAAACGATTCCCAAAAGCCCAAAGGCCGCTTTTTTTCCGACTTCGGCGTCTTTTTTGAACCCGGCGATGGACGCCGCCCCGAACAGGAGAACGGTCAGGGTCATCAGGCCGGCGGCGATGTCAAAACGGGAGATGTGGACGGACCATATGAGCGGGGGGGACGCGGCAAAGACCGCCAGAATGTCTGGGTGGGTTTTGGGGGTCCGGGGAAGGACGATCCCGAAATATTCCCACAGGGCCACAAGGGAGACCGCCGCCACAAACAGGGCGAAATGATCCCCGGATCCCATGAGGATCAGCCACACAATGAAGGGGGTCAGGCATAAAGCCGTTATCCAGCGTTTTAATAGCATAAAGCCTTTACGGTGTTTTTCCGAACCGTCTTTCCCGGAGTCTGTAGTCGGACAGGATGCCCCTCAATTCTTCCTCGGAAAAATCCGGCCACAGCGTGGGAGTGACAAAGATTTCCGAATAGGCGATCTGCCACAGCAGAAAATTGCTCACCCGCATCTCCCCGCTGGTTCGGATTAAAAGGTCGGGGTCGGGCATGTCCGCCGTCTGAAGATGCCCGGCCACGGTTTCGGCGGTGATGGATTCCGGGGACAGGCGGCCGTCGGCCGCTTTTCGGGCGATTTCCCGGGCCATGGAGACCAGCTCGTCCCGGCCCCCGTAGCTCAGCGCGATGGTCAGGGTCATGGCGTCGCCGCCCTTTGTCAGCTCCAGGGCCTCATGGATCCGTTTCCGAACCCATTCGGGAAGGCGCCCGGTCTGGCCGATGACGTTTAAGCGAATGCGTTTTTCGGCCATCTCCTTTTGCTCGGATCGGACGAATTTTCCCAGAAGGGCCATCAGCGCGTCCACCTCGGCTTTCGGCCGCGCCCAGTTTTCGGTGGAAAAGGCGTACAGGGTGAGGTATCGGATTCCGATCTCCCGGCAGACCCTCACCGCCATGCGGACCGTCCCGGCCCCTTTCTCATGGCCTCTGATCCGGTTCATCATGCGTTTTTTGGCCCATCGGCCGTTTCCATCCATGATGACGGCCACATGGGCGGGAAGATCGGAATGGGGAATTTTTTCAGAATTCAAGGATCTCTTTCTCTTTTTCTTGATAGACCTCGTCGATGCGATTGATGCGCTCATCCGTGATCTTTTGCACCTGATCCTGGGCCCTGAAGGCGTCGTCTTCGGAAATGTCCCCGTCTTTTTTAAGGCCTTTCAAAAGATCATTGGAGTCCCGCCGG
Proteins encoded:
- a CDS encoding conserved hypothetical protein (Evidence 4 : Unknown function but conserved in other organisms); amino-acid sequence: MKLAPILVVCLALAAAYSLLTAGSPDSLLRHVIENPKHDVWAAFAFSFMVFALGFWAFFSKEKERFEEMVKTNRDRILSLRQAGKTDDEIADSILDAMGAPPGQGRRAARKKLVFHMSKM
- the ispU gene encoding undecaprenyl pyrophosphate synthase (Evidence 2a : Function from experimental evidences in other organisms; PubMedId : 10217761, 12756244, 9882662; Product type e : enzyme): MNSEKIPHSDLPAHVAVIMDGNGRWAKKRMMNRIRGHEKGAGTVRMAVRVCREIGIRYLTLYAFSTENWARPKAEVDALMALLGKFVRSEQKEMAEKRIRLNVIGQTGRLPEWVRKRIHEALELTKGGDAMTLTIALSYGGRDELVSMAREIARKAADGRLSPESITAETVAGHLQTADMPDPDLLIRTSGEMRVSNFLLWQIAYSEIFVTPTLWPDFSEEELRGILSDYRLRERRFGKTP
- a CDS encoding conserved hypothetical protein (Evidence 4 : Unknown function but conserved in other organisms); this encodes MPLANFGAILSFARELEEEDRDFYSALSRRPEFEDARGLLDDFISEAAKHIKDIDRTRRENVTEMILEPIRDFSRDAFFINTPGPDGLTLPDFAREAGKREARARDFCRAAAEKLKALPEVSRALTRLAAKREGRLNRLMETGGL
- the iolA gene encoding Malonate-semialdehyde dehydrogenase 2; this translates as MPTTTIPTVKNYINGQWVESKAREFSDVWNPAKGEKIARTPLGVREDLDMAVKAAREAFPAWRVTPPLSRARYLFRLKEAFEDCFEDIARAITTEQGKIIDESRGEVRRMIENVEHATGVTTMMTGDALEDIAQGIDCYTHRQPMGVFAAIAPYNFPGMVPWWFLPYALVSGNAFIVKPSEQVPMTQCRIFEVIDDIGFPEGVVNMVHGAHEIVNAILDHPDIEGVSFVGSTATARHVYERCGASGKRVQALGGAKNIVAVTPDARVEAGIPSLVSSFYGCAGQRCLAASVLVPIGEAADETVEKFTAFAKTIRPGNGLDETTGMGPLAGAAHKQRVLDYIEKGIEEGAKLILDGRDCRVEGFPDGFFVGPTVFDHADPDMAISQEEIFGPVTVIIRAKDLSEAIDIVNTRKYANAACLYTQSGAAAREFKYKVKPSMVGINIGVAAPMSFFPFGGAGNSMFGDIKGHGREIFHFFTDAKVVMERWF
- a CDS encoding conserved hypothetical protein (Evidence 4 : Unknown function but conserved in other organisms), whose product is MNAAAETRDRIKTLTRHTYGPWARQKTWRAPVMIADAEGVCIYDDAGKRYLDFSSQLMCANLGHKNRAVIEAIVKQAEKMPYMAPGFATEAECDAVEALLSVMPAGLDKFFFSTSGTEANEAALKMVRQSKAPAYKVISRYHSYHGATLAGAAFTGDPRRFPAEAARCVAEGVRFAPDCYCYRCPFGLKYPDCDIRCARYLDYMIKEEGNVAAVIVEPVPGTNGRIVPPPEYFPLLRRICDENDVLLIADEVMTGWFRTGPAFAMENWGVTPDILTTAKGSTAAYTPLGITASGKKVSEFFEDEMFCHGHTYAYHALACSALPAAAAEYRRIVDSGLCRSAAAHLKKRLYGLADRHPCVGDVRGMGHFWGLEIVQDRETRVPFNVKMDKLTGAPLMTGKIAADAMKRGVFLNAWIDTLVIAPPLIITPDEIDEAVEALDMSLKIGDREAKDTGLPPSHSSEF
- the rseP gene encoding Zinc metalloprotease, with product MISNIVSFTIVLGILVLFHEFGHFLVARLFRVGVEKFSVGFGPKIIGKTIGITEYRLSAIPLGGYVKMVGESPDKEIPEKDIPLSFTHKHVFKKMAIVAAGPVFNIFLAVFIFWGIYLFSGMPILDAAVGKVEPGSPAFSAGIEPRDKVLAIDGQPVESWEQMAERISESEGKELEMAVLRGERELILRVSPKRSLAPGEKTERYLIGVSLLGSFHKKKMGPIEALWAGTAHSAHIVRLTVMTVAGLIRGAVSAKTLGGPIQIAQMAGDQAREGILNLFVFIAWLSVNLAVLNFLPIPVLDGGHFVFFLAEAISGRPVSPKVRERAQQIGLMALFALMAFVFYNDLARLFLK
- the dxr gene encoding 1-deoxy-D-xylulose 5-phosphate reductoisomerase (Evidence 2a : Function from experimental evidences in other organisms; PubMedId : 10631325, 10787409, 1447125, 7567469, 9707569; Product type e : enzyme); this translates as MTKNLSILGSTGSIGRNTLAVAGRFPERFRVRALAAKGNISLLARQIERFRPDAAAVFDEENARALEKTIPGGVGTKILWGPDGYAEAAAFPKTDMTLSAFSGAAGLSPTLAAIEAGKDIALANKETLVMAGEIVLKAARESRAAILPVDSEHSAIFQCLEGQRRKDLEKIILTASGGPFWNRPDVDFSRIRPEDALAHPTWSMGKKISVDSATLMNKALEAVEAMRLFHLSHDQIEILIHPQSIVHSMAAYIDGSVMAQMGVPDMKTAIAYALSYPKRLPLRQPLPDFALLKSLEFEKPDPKRFPSLDFAKEACEKGGSLPAVMNAANESAVAAFLEGRALFSDIFAIIETVMARHLPIPDPSLSDILEADAWARETADHFIAHAGQNPKKKKIDAS
- a CDS encoding Phosphatidate cytidylyltransferase, with protein sequence MLLKRWITALCLTPFIVWLILMGSGDHFALFVAAVSLVALWEYFGIVLPRTPKTHPDILAVFAASPPLIWSVHISRFDIAAGLMTLTVLLFGAASIAGFKKDAEVGKKAAFGLLGIVYVSLFLSWAVLIRDGRDGIVWIFILAVSVFAGDTGAYYAGTRLGRRPLCPFVSPKKTVEGAIGGLAATVCAGSAIKFFFLPALPWGAVILALVLTGVFAQAGDLFESVLKRASGIKDSGKILPGHGGLLDRIDGILFAAPVVCFFQRFLAGGG